Proteins from one Rosa chinensis cultivar Old Blush chromosome 7, RchiOBHm-V2, whole genome shotgun sequence genomic window:
- the LOC112176502 gene encoding subtilisin-like protease SBT3.3 isoform X1, whose product MTSPISSVVLGFLLCLLCVLNDQGISITVAAAKTNSRVHIVYLGERQHDNPKLITDSHHDLLATVVGSKSLASELMVYSYRHGFSGFAAKLTEAQAQECAELPDVVRVIPNTLYKLQTTRSWDFLGLSPHSPSSNILPSSNMGDGVIVGVLDTGIWPESKSFNEEGLGPVPSHWKGICESGEKFNATLHCNRKIIGARWFNDGILAEYGQPLNTSERTEFMSPRDAHGHGTHTASTAAGSFVTNVSYKGLGHGTVRGGAPNARLAVYKVCWNVLGGQCSGADMLKAFDEAIHDGVDVLSLSIGGSVPLYSDVDERDGIATGSFHAVARGITVVCAAANDGPSAQTVQNTSPWIITVAASTTDRAFPTSITLGNNKTFLGQAMFTGLEIGFTSLIYPESGGLEPTATGVCESLSLNKTMVSGKVVLCFTSLGRRRAVTSASAAVKEAGGVGLIVAKNPTDGLYPCSDDFPCIEVDYEIGTRIVFYIRSTRYPLVKLNRSKTIAGKPILARVAYFSSRGPNSAAPAILKPDIAAPGVNILAATSPLDSFVDAGYVMHSGTSMATPHVSGIVALLKALHPNWSPAAIRSALVTSAWRNGPSGLPIFAEGSPQKLTNPFDFGGGIVHPNAAANPGLVYDMGAADYIHYLCAMGYNNSAISRLTGQTTTCPIMRPSILDINLPSITIPSLRHSITVTRTVTNVGDSKSVYEATIDPPLGTMVSVKPNPLVFNSTVQKLTFEITISTTHQMNTGYYFGSLTWTDRVHAVRIPLSVRTEFLQHFADGL is encoded by the exons ATGACCAGCCCAATAAGTTCAGTAGTACTTGGTTTCCTATTATGCCTTCTCTGTGTTCTGAATGACCAGGGAATATCGATAACAGTGGCCGCGGCTAAGACTAATAGCCGT GTTCACATTGTGTATCTGGGAGAGAGGCAGCATGACAATCCCAAGTTGATCACGGATTCTCATCATGATTTGCTTGCCACCGTAGTTGGAAG TAAGAGCTTGGCCTCGGAATTGATGGTATACAGTTACAGACATGGTTTCTCTGGATTTGCAGCCAAGCTTACGGAGGCTCAAGCCCAAGAATGTGCAG AGTTGCCTGATGTTGTTCGAGTCATACCAAATACTCTATACAAGCTGCAAACTACTAGGAGTTGGGATTTTCTTGGCCTCTCTCCTCACTCACCTTCAAGTAATATTCTTCCCAGTAGCAACATGGGTGATGGAGTTATCGTAGGTGTCCTTGACACAG GTATATGGCCAGagtctaaatctttcaatgaaGAAGGCCTAGGGCCAGTTCCATCCCACTGGAAGGGTATCTGTGAATCTGGTGAAAAATTTAATGCCACATTGCATTGCAATAGAAAAATCATCGGAGCACGTTGGTTCAACGATGGAATACTTGCTGAGTATGGACAGCCGTTGAACACATCTGAAAGAACTGAATTCATGTCCCCAAGAGATGCACATGGACATGGCACTCACACTGCTAGCACTGCAGCCGGTTCTTTTGTGACTAATGTTAGTTACAAGGGCCTTGGTCATGGGACAGTTAGAGGGGGTGCCCCAAATGCTCGATTGGCCGTTTACAAGGTTTGCTGGAATGTGCTTGGCGGTCAATGCTCAGGAGCTGATATGCTCAAAGCTTTTGATGAAGCCATACATGATGGAGTTGATGTGTTGTCACTCTCGATTGGGGGTTCAGTTCCACTCTATTCGGATGTGGATGAACGTGATGGCATTGCTACTGGCTCCTTTCATGCTGTGGCCAGGGGAATTACTGTTGTTTGTGCAGCTGCAAATGATGGACCTTCGGCGCAGACAGTTCAGAACACATCACCTTGGATCATAACTGTTGCAGCAAGCACCACGGATCGAGCATTTCCTACTTCCATAACTTTAGGAAATAACAAAACTTTCCTG GGTCAAGCTATGTTTACAGGACTTGAGATTGGTTTTACAAGCTTGATATATCCGGAGTCTGGAGGGCTTGAACCTACTGCTACAGG TGTCTGTGAATCCCTCTCACTTAACAAAACCATGGTATCTGGAAAGGTGGTTCTATGCTTCACTTCACTCGGTCGTAGGAGAGCTGTAACAAGTGCTTCAGCTGCTGTGAAAGAAGCTGGCGGTGTTGGCCTAATCGTAGCAAAGAATCCAACTGATGGCTTGTATCCATGTAGTGATGACTTTCCTTGTATTGAAGTTGACTATGAGATAGGCACCCGAATAGTGTTTTATATCCGATCTACCAG ATATCCTCTTGTGAAGTTGAACCGTTCTAAAACAATTGCGGGCAAGCCAATATTAGCCAGGGTTGCCTATTTTTCATCTCGGGGACCAAACTCCGCAGCACCAGCAATTCTCAAG CCAGATATAGCTGCGCCTGGTGTGAACATATTGGCTGCAACTTCTCCACTGGATTCATTTGTGGATGCTGGATATGTCATGCACTCGGGAACATCGATGGCAACTCCTCATGTCTCAGGCATTGTGGCTCTCCTCAAAGCACTGCATCCTAATTGGTCTCCAGCAGCCATTCGATCAGCACTAGTCACAAGTG CATGGAGGAATGGTCCATCTGGTTTACCAATTTTTGCCGAGGGATCTCCTCAAAAGTTGACCAATCCTTTCGACTTTGGAGGTGGCATTGTGCACCCGAATGCAGCAGCAAACCCGGGTCTTGTATATGACATGGGTGCAGCAGACTACATACATTATCTATGTGCCATGGGCTACAACAACTCTGCCATATCAAGGCTCACAGGCCAAACCACAACATGTCCCATAATGAGACCTTCTATTTTGGACATTAACCTACCTTCCATAACCATACCAAGCCTCAGACATTCCATTACTGTAACAAGAACTGTCACAAATGTAGGAGACTCTAAATCCGTTTATGAAGCTACAATTGAtcctccattgggaacaatGGTATCTGTAAAACCCAATCCTTTGGTATTCAACTCCACGGTTCAGAAACTCACTTTCGAGATTACAATTTCCACAACCCACCAGATGAACACAGGGTACTACTTTGGAAGCCTTACATGGACTGATAGAGTGCATGCTGTGAGAATTCCGTTGTCTGTGAGGACAGAGTTTTTACAACATTTTGCTGATGGTCTCTGA
- the LOC112176502 gene encoding subtilisin-like protease SBT3.8 isoform X2: MVSGKVVLCFTSLGRRRAVTSASAAVKEAGGVGLIVAKNPTDGLYPCSDDFPCIEVDYEIGTRIVFYIRSTRYPLVKLNRSKTIAGKPILARVAYFSSRGPNSAAPAILKPDIAAPGVNILAATSPLDSFVDAGYVMHSGTSMATPHVSGIVALLKALHPNWSPAAIRSALVTSAWRNGPSGLPIFAEGSPQKLTNPFDFGGGIVHPNAAANPGLVYDMGAADYIHYLCAMGYNNSAISRLTGQTTTCPIMRPSILDINLPSITIPSLRHSITVTRTVTNVGDSKSVYEATIDPPLGTMVSVKPNPLVFNSTVQKLTFEITISTTHQMNTGYYFGSLTWTDRVHAVRIPLSVRTEFLQHFADGL, translated from the exons ATGGTATCTGGAAAGGTGGTTCTATGCTTCACTTCACTCGGTCGTAGGAGAGCTGTAACAAGTGCTTCAGCTGCTGTGAAAGAAGCTGGCGGTGTTGGCCTAATCGTAGCAAAGAATCCAACTGATGGCTTGTATCCATGTAGTGATGACTTTCCTTGTATTGAAGTTGACTATGAGATAGGCACCCGAATAGTGTTTTATATCCGATCTACCAG ATATCCTCTTGTGAAGTTGAACCGTTCTAAAACAATTGCGGGCAAGCCAATATTAGCCAGGGTTGCCTATTTTTCATCTCGGGGACCAAACTCCGCAGCACCAGCAATTCTCAAG CCAGATATAGCTGCGCCTGGTGTGAACATATTGGCTGCAACTTCTCCACTGGATTCATTTGTGGATGCTGGATATGTCATGCACTCGGGAACATCGATGGCAACTCCTCATGTCTCAGGCATTGTGGCTCTCCTCAAAGCACTGCATCCTAATTGGTCTCCAGCAGCCATTCGATCAGCACTAGTCACAAGTG CATGGAGGAATGGTCCATCTGGTTTACCAATTTTTGCCGAGGGATCTCCTCAAAAGTTGACCAATCCTTTCGACTTTGGAGGTGGCATTGTGCACCCGAATGCAGCAGCAAACCCGGGTCTTGTATATGACATGGGTGCAGCAGACTACATACATTATCTATGTGCCATGGGCTACAACAACTCTGCCATATCAAGGCTCACAGGCCAAACCACAACATGTCCCATAATGAGACCTTCTATTTTGGACATTAACCTACCTTCCATAACCATACCAAGCCTCAGACATTCCATTACTGTAACAAGAACTGTCACAAATGTAGGAGACTCTAAATCCGTTTATGAAGCTACAATTGAtcctccattgggaacaatGGTATCTGTAAAACCCAATCCTTTGGTATTCAACTCCACGGTTCAGAAACTCACTTTCGAGATTACAATTTCCACAACCCACCAGATGAACACAGGGTACTACTTTGGAAGCCTTACATGGACTGATAGAGTGCATGCTGTGAGAATTCCGTTGTCTGTGAGGACAGAGTTTTTACAACATTTTGCTGATGGTCTCTGA
- the LOC112177322 gene encoding equilibrative nucleotide transporter 3 encodes MSKTVPIEIQGVAITEISESKTPPRLEGRYKAIAVCWVLGLGTLFAWNSVVTIGDYYYTLFPKYHPSRVLTLVYQPFALIAMAALAYNEAKVNTRKRILAGYTIFFLGTLMLIVVDLATSGSGGIGPYIGICAINGALGVAGAHVEGGIVGDLSFMCPEFIQSFLSGLAAAGALTSVLRLITKAVFDKYNNGFRKGAMLFLSISTFIQFVCILLYAIYFPRLPIVKYYRSKAASEGSKTVSADLATAGIQTKADIEVQNGAALPQRLRNKQLFNQNLDYGLGLLLTYALTLSIFPGFLYENTQNHKLGSWYPLVLIAVYNAADLTSRYIPLVKCLKMESRKGLMIAILLRMLFVPAFYFTAKYGDLGWMMMLTSLLGFSNGYFTVCVMIVAPKGYQGSEQNALGNLLVLWLFFGVFAGLSINWLWLAH; translated from the exons ATGTCTAAGACTGTCCCTATTGAAATCCAGGGCGTTGCCATAACCGAAATTAGTGAAAGCAAGACTCCACCGAGGCTTGAG GGACGATATAAAGCTATAGCAGTTTGTTGGGTTCTTGGACTAGGAACCCTATTTGCATGGAACAGTGTGGTCACTATAGGGGATTACTATTACACCTTGTTTCCG aaataccATCCTTCGCGGGTTCTTACCCTGGTTTATCAACCATTTGCACTTATAGCAATGGCAGCACTAGCTTACAATGAAGCAAAGGTTAATACCCGAAAGCGGATCTTAGCTGGATACACAATCTTCTTCCTTGGTACCTTGATGCTAATTGTT GTGGATTTAGCTACGTCTGGTAGTGGAGGAATTGGACCTTATATTGGGATATGTGCCATTAATGGTGCATTAGGGGTTGCAGGTGCCCATGTCGAAGGTGGGATCGTTGGCGACCTATCTTTCATGTGCCCTGAATTCATCCAG TCTTTCTTATCTGGATTGGCTGCAGCTGGTGCTTTAACCTCAGTCTTGAGGCTGATAACCAAGGCGGTCTTTGATAAATACAACAATGGTTTTCGCAAGGGGGCGA TGCTATTCCTGTCAATTTCCACATTCATTCAGTTTGTGTGTATTCTTCTATATGCAATTTACTTCCCTAGATTGCCTATAGTAAAGTACTACCGCTCAAAAGCAGCCTCGGAAGGCTCTAAAACTGTATCAGCTGATCTTGCAACTGCTGGAATCCAAACAAAAGCAGACATTGAA GTCCAGAACGGTGCTGCTCTTCCACAAAGATTGAGAAATAAGCAATTGTTCAATCAGAATTTAGATTATGGACTTGGCTTGTTATTGACATATGCTCTGACATTATCAATATTCCCTGGTTTCCTATATGAAAACACTCAAAACCACAAGCTCGGCTCATG GTATCCGCTTGTTCTGATCGCAGTGTACAATGCGGCGGATTTAACATCGAGGTACATACCTCTTGTGAAATGTCTGAAGATGGAATCAAGAAAGGGTCTAATGATTGCAATTCTATTGCGAATGCTTTTCGTGCCAGCATTCTATTTCACAGCAAAATATGGTGACCtgggatggatgatgatgctcacatCACTCCTAGGATTTTCGAATGGCTACTTCACTGTTTGTGTCATGATAGTGGCACCCAAAGGTTACCAG GGATCTGAGCAGAATGCCTTGGGTAACTTGCTTGTACTGTGGCTTTTCTTCGGCGTATTTGCAGGGCTTTCCATTAACTGGTTATGGCTAGCTCATTAG
- the LOC112176503 gene encoding loganic acid O-methyltransferase, translating to MAAAEETSKSSEAFPMKGGDGPNSYTKNSIYQRGAVDVAKQLLDKEIAEKLDIEISLPSNTFNIADLGCSVGPNTFSSVENILEAVQLKYQCQGLDSQIPEFQVFFNDHILNDFNMLFKSLPPNRQYYAAGVPGSFYGRIFPNNSIHLVHSSSSNHWLSRVPKEVVDKNCPAWNKGEIHYSNSTNEVVKAYEAQYAEDMECFLHARSREVVSGGLMVLIIPGRPNGTPHSKTLPNMMLQLLGTSLMEMARKGVVLEEKVDSFNIPMYYMSPQELEAAVEGNGCFSIEKIENLPSALADGASIETRVLGYHMRAAADALIKQQFGEEILDELFDLYCKKLEEKPSIFESGKGINFLAVLKRKPN from the exons atggcagCAGCAGAGGAAACCAGTAAGTCATCTGAAGCTTTTCCAATGAAAGGTGGAGATGGACCCAACAGCTATACCAAAAACTCTATATATCAG AGAGGAGCTGTGGATGTAGCTAAGCAACTTTTAGACAAGGAAATTGCAGAGAAGCTTGACATAGAAATCTCGTTACCTTCGAACACCTTTAACATTGCAGATTTGGGTTGCTCAGTTGGGCCTAATACATTTTCTTCAGTTGAAAACATACTCGAAGCTGTGCAGCTCAAGTATCAATGTCAAGGGCTGGATTCCCAAATCCCTGAATTTCAAGTTTTCTTTAATGATCACATCCTAAATGATTTTAACATGCTGTTCAAATCCCTCCCTCCAAACCGTCAATACTATGCCGCGGGCGTGCCAGGTTCTTTCTATGGTCGTATATTTCCTAATAATTCCATTCACTTGGttcactcttcttcttccaaccaTTGGCTTTCCAGAGTGCCGAAAGAGGTAGTTGACAAAAACTGTCCTGCTTGGAATAAAGGAGAAATTCATTACTCAAATTCCACAAATGAAGTAGTGAAGGCTTATGAAGCTCAATATGCCGAGGATATGGAGTGTTTCTTGCATGCCAGGTCACGAGAGGTCGTGTCTGGAGGACTGATGGTACTAATCATTCCAGGCCGCCCCAATGGCACCCCTCATTCCAAAACTCTGCCAAATATGATGTTACAACTTTTGGGAACTTCCCTCATGGAAATGGCTAGAAAG GGAGTTGTTCTGGAAGAGAAAGTAGACTCGTTTAACATACCTATGTATTACATGTCTCCCCAAGAGCTGGAAGCTGCTGTAGAAGGAAATGGATGTTTTAGCATAGAGAAGATTGAAAACTTACCCAGTGCCTTGGCAGATGGCGCCTCCATTGAAACTCGCGTATTAGGATATCATATGAGAGCTGCTGCAGATGCACTAATCAAGCAGcaatttggagaagaaatcTTGGATGAGCTGTTTGACTTGTACTGtaagaaacttgaagagaaGCCCTCCATCTTTGAGTCTGGGAAGGGAATTAACTTTCTTGCTGTTCTTAAACGCAAGCCAAATTGA
- the LOC112177323 gene encoding uncharacterized protein LOC112177323: MAFSLALRSQRQIDEFRQVVEDCGFYEFSFTGFEFTWDNRREGDANVKERIDRGFGNFNLIQKCGGFVAHHLVTMSSDHCPILIEAEPPSCSDSSFRRRGCRFLFEEMWTKEEECGQLINQVWEEGRHRGVNLKIKAVAEKLKIWEKEKFGQIRRSVDELRKELDSLQRAFPSGEVMQQRREVELKLDKLLETEEIMWCQRARNLFTSNGGQFTDELFQVVDARVTVGQSVFLNSSFTRGEVESALKQMGATKSPGPDGMPPIFYQKYWDVVGPDVVLANRLKKVLPTVISEFQSAFVPNRSIHDNVIAAFEIIHNLKRRGKKSRQKVAVKLDMAKAYDRVEWNFLRRMMEGLGFPGRFVELVMSSVQSVNYSIVLQGKPFGKVKPTRRIRQGDPISPYLFLMVAEGFSSLLWKAVSEGQLHGIAIARGAPCLSHLFFTYDSLLFCDTSAGDCSKLKEIIERYEMASRQKISTEKSAVCFSPKTNRATKEECCAILDMKVVPCQEKYLGLPTVTGRNKKGTFRGLADQVWKRVQGWDGKILSKGGKEILIKVVAQSIPFYTMSVFQLPIGTCEEITKHIARFWWGKPNGRGIHWKSWDKLCWSKNERDLGFREIQQFNKALVAKQGWRLLRGAESLVGRMLKA; the protein is encoded by the exons ATGGCGTTCAG tttagCTCTCCGTTCCCAGAGACAGATTGATGAGTTCAGGCAAGTGGTTGAAGATTGTGGGTTTTATGAGTTCTCTTTTACTGGATTTGAATTCACATGGGATAATAGAAGGGAAGGAGATGCGAATGTTAAAGAGAGAATTGATCGTGGTTTTGGTAATTTTAATTTGATTCAAAAATGTGGTGGCTTTGTTGCCCATCATTTAGTGACTATGTCTTCTGACCACTGCCCTATTCTTATTGAGGCGGAACCTCCTTCTTgtagtgatagtagttttcgGAGACGGGGTTGTAGATTTCTTTTTGAGGAGATGTGGACAAAGGAGGAGGAATGTGGCCAATTGATTAATCAAGTCTGGGAGGAGGGGCGCCATAGAGGTGTGAACCTCAAAATTAAAGCAGTGGCAGAAAAGCTGAAAATATGGGAGAAGGAAAAGTTTGGGCAGATTCGTCGTAGTGTGGATGAGCTGAGAAAGGAGTTAGACTCTTTACAAAGAGCCTTTCCTTCTGGGGAGGTTATGCAACAACGAAGGGAAGTGGAATTAAAGCTGGACAAATTGCTTGAAACAGAAGAAATTATGTGGTGCCAACGGGCTAGA AATCTATTTACGTCAAATGGAGGACAGTTTACTGATGAGTTATTCCAGGTAGTGGATGCTAGAGTTACTGTGGGGCAATCGGTATTTTTGAATAGCTCTTTTACTAGGGGAGAAGTTGAGAGTGCATTGAAACAAATGGGGGCTACGAAATCTCCGGGGCCAGATGGAATGCCTCCCATTTTTTACCAGAAATATTGGGACGTGGTTGGCCCTGATGTG GTTTTGGCTAACAGGTTGAAGAAAGTTTTACCGACTGTGATATCTGAGTTCCAGAGTGCATTTGTTCCAAATAGATCAATCCACGACAATGTTATCGCCGCATTTGAAATCATTCACAATTTAAAGCGTCGTGGTAAGAAAAGTAGGCAGAAGGTGGCTGTGAAATTGGATATGGCCAAGGCTTATGATCGAGTAGAATGGAATTTTTTGAGGAGGATGATGGAGGGTCTGGGTTTTCCTGGGAGGTTCGTGGAGTTGGTAATGTCCTCTGTGCAATCTGTCAATTATTCTATTGTTCTTCAGGGGAAGCCTTTTGGGAAAGTGAAGCCTACGAGGAGAATAAGGCAAGGGGATCCAATCTCGCCATATTTGTTTTTAATGGTTGCTGAAGGATTTTCATCACTATTGTGGAAAGCTGTTTCGGAGGGTCAGTTGCATGGTATTGCTATAGCACGGGGGGCTCCGTGTCTGTCCCATCTATTTTTCACATATGATAGTTTGTTATTCTGTGACACTTCAGCGGGGGACTGTAGTAAATTAAAGGAGATTATTGAGAGATATGAGATGGCTTCGCGTCAAAAAATTAGTACTGAAAAGTCTGCTGTTTGCTTTAGCCCCAAAACCAACCGAGCTACGAAGGAAGAATGTTGTGCTATTCTGGATATGAAAGTTGTGCCATGCCAGGAAAAATATTTGGGACTCCCAACGGTCACTGGGAGGAATAAGAAGGGGACTTTTCGAGGCTTGGCAGATCAGGTTTGGAAGCGAGTTCAAGGTTGGGATGGGAAAATATTATCGAAAGGTGGGAAAGAGATCCTTATTAAGGTCGTTGCTCAGTCTATTCCCTTCTATACGATGAGTGTTTTTCAGTTGCCTATTGGTACTTGTGAAGAAATAACTAAACACATTGCAAGATTCTGGTGGGGGAAGCCAAATGGGAGAGGAATTCATTGGAAGAGTTGGGATAAATTGTGTTGGTCAAAGAATGAAAGGGATCTGGGATTTAGAGAGATTCAGCAGTTTAATAAAGCCCTTGTGGCAAAGCAAGGGTGGAGGTTGTTAAGGGGAGCTGAGTCTCTTGTGGGAAGGATGTTAAAAGCCTGA